From the Cloeon dipterum chromosome 4, ieCloDipt1.1, whole genome shotgun sequence genome, the window GTCGGGCCAGTATTTTTCACACtttatctatttaaaataaaaattatacctTTTTTGTGTCTTGTCGCTTGAAAGTACAAATTTACCTTGCCATCTTCCACAAGATTTGTCACCATAACAATTAAAGAAATGTTTTCCTGCCAAATCATTCTCCAGAAGTCGTTAACGGTAGATAATTTCGGTCCTTGAGTAGCAATGTAAGCCTTCGGTCGTTCAAATcccttgaaaatattacaaaaggTGTCTAAAATATTATCCAACCACGGAAAATTACATCCACGTAGTTGGCGTTGATGTAATCAGAGTTTTCGTCACCGGGAAGAAGGTCGAGTACAACCCGAGAACAATCATAGGCGGCCAAGTTACCGTAGCGattctttttcttattttgagATTTGGTGCCGCAGTCCCATGACTGGGTTTGACCGCGTGGAAATTTCTAAGTAAGCACATATTTGGCATTAcaaagaaacattttatataaatgaacAACCTCGAACTCTTTCTTGAGGTTGAATGTAAGGGCCTTCTGCAAGTATCTTTCAACGTTAGTTGAGCTTGAATCTATTGGCATTTCTGTATTATCATCGGTGAATTGGTTTGCTCCTGTTTGATTCGGCAGCATCTCGTTACGTAAAATTGCTGagttgtttgaaaattgcacAGAGGATATTTGGTTTGGAGGCTGAATgttcttccatttttttaaatagaaccAAACTCCGAGTCCAGTGAGCACGGCTAGAACTGCCAAAACGGTTGCGATTGGGGTGAGCGATGACGAAATGTTTCCTATAAACCATCaatcagattaaattaaaccttAATTCAATAGATTTTTAACCTAATTTATCTTGAGTTGGGCAGTTGGAgcatgtaaaattttcatgcaaagaTGATGATGACATGTTCACAAAATAATAGACGGTAATACTGTGCACTCCGCAATTGCAGTTGTCGACAACTTTCGTAAAATCTCCTTTATTCTCGGTTTGGTTTACTATCACAGTTGCATTGTGGACCACCGTTAAATATATTGGCGTGCACAGAACATCACCATCTGACAAGTGAATTGAAAACGCACTGCTATTGACAGCTCGAACCTTTAAGGCTGTGGAGtctgttttcaaatttaaattagcatctaaaatagaaaaaaatacagaatttATCTTACCAAGAGGCTTGCACTTAGTAGTAAATGTTGAATTATTTCCAGGTAGAAAATTTTGAGGATGTTGCATCACATCACTTTCAAAAAGGGTAAATCTTATGGTGTACTCTGTTTTTGGATTCAAGTTCGAGATTGAGCACTCGTTTAATTCATTCGGAACATTTATGCTCTTATTATTCCAGTCTGATTGCGAGCTctaaataaaaccaattaattgttatttttaataaattttcgcgactgaaaattactcacaattttatattgaatcaaaatttggcTGATGTTAACTGTTCCATTCAAACTTGCGAGTAAATCCAGAGCAACTGTGTCATATCCATGGCTTTTAACTTTCGGAGTCGCAGTTTGAatttctgaagaaaaaaaaacaagatgCGCTACACCATCTTAGAATTATTTCGtatatgtaaatacttttATGGCACTCAGGGTAGACGTATCCTATGGCGCAACCATTTAGACAGCTTCCGTTTACTGGAGAGAAACTACCGTTCAAACATGTTCGGTTGTTGGTATAAGAACACATTATGCCAAATTTGTCCCCAGTGCATCCTAtagtagatttaaaaaatagataaaaaacaTGGGTGTGCTACATGTCAGccagacaaaaattgaatactcTCAATCAATTATGTCTGTTTCCTGCAAACTgctaaaatgcattttaactgattttaaatcaaattaatcagatttaaaaagatttacgTTCTGTGCAGTCAGTCCCCTTGTATCCAGCAAAGCATGTGCAATTTTCCTTGCTGTAGCACAGTTTGTCTCCAGAACATTTTCCTccattttctttgcaattcCCGAGTTTGTACAAAACTAAACGAATGAAAGTttgattaaagaaaataaaatgatctatcaaataaaaaaacccaCGTTCGTTGAAATGAGTTGTGTTTGGAATTTGGGTTTGCGCTCGTTTCTCCAATGAATAGCAATTATCCACATACTTCATATTTGTTTTAGTAACCAATTCTCCTGCGACGAAACAatatatgagaaaaattaaactcaagCACACTGGAAACTCACCTtctttgcagaatttcacCCCTCCAATGACAAGTGATTTATCATAGGCAGtcagtttaattttccagCCTTTTTTCGGTGTGATATCCTTATTTCCAAATCGCACCGTggtccatttaaaataattatccatTGAGCTCActctttcatcaaatttctttGTTCCTTTTGCATCCAAGAGTTCAACGGAGAATATTTTGTTGCCCAAATTAATGCGttcatttgttaaaaacacGGCGTCTACGCAAAACGCGCTGGTCGAATCTTTCTTCAGTTGCACTTCCATTGTACTTGAAGCATTGTTTGGTCGAATgatgaaatctaaaaatttttaaatttaatgctcgTGTTCGGAATATCAGGTTCTAACCTCAAATTCACTGTCACTAAGTTATATTTTGTGCGCATTACATGTTGGGGGCATAATATTATTGCTGGGATGTATCTTGTATTGATGTATGACCTCGCAAAACGTCAATAAGGAGATATTCTTAATTGAATCTTTTACAGAACttacatttgaaataatttggtccagtgatttttcataattatatttacagGACGCAATATCATGGTATTCAAGACttagagagaaaaataattactcacACTTATGTGTTTTGAAAAGACCTCTGCTACTTCTTGTACTCCTAATTGAAACATAATTATCGTTGTCCCCTAGTTTGGCGCTGcaagaatttaaaactaaaagtgAAGCTCATAATAGTGTTATGTTCCGTTGAATATGAACCAATTGTTGTTGTATGCATAGACACGGgattaaaaaagcaagcaaaaaaaaacttaatatatcttgaaaaatattaaataagctGTGGTGATCATGGAAtagtatttaatatttttgggacgatatttttactatcaaaTCAATCTGAGTCAAGATCCTAAAATGCTATATTGAACCGCacataatcaaattaagttaatttcaaatttatatcttttggctcaaggaatcaacctttacaaagaattgataatcatttaaaaggaaaaagaaaattattcaaacctTGCTGTTTGTAAAGAAATCTTAATAATGTGTTCCCCTAAATCAATAGAAtagttttcatttgatttgtcGAATTGTATTTCTAGTGTGGCATGTGCCCATTTCCGCCCTGCGTGGAGAACATCAGAGCCCTGTACAAATTGTGCATCACCAAACAAACTAGCAAtttgtttgatgaaaatacCAACCTTTTTTTCAACCAGGCTATTTTTATCACAAGATGCATAAATAACTCCACTTGTATCTACTTTGGAACCATTAATTTTTGGGCAATTACGGAGCACAGACTTATGATCATCTGCCCATCCGTCAATAACAGCATTGAGTCCGCTATTTAAAGTTGAATCGTTCGTGAAAAGGAACTGCGCCGAGTCGTTTGCCAGAATCGAAAAATGCATCTTGAAATTATggtattttgaaatctttattttttccttgaatgcTTCCATCGTTAAGGTAACCGGCAAGTCTAAAATTGACAGGTTGCAATCCTAATATACctggaaacaattatttaccATTCCAGCGGTAGTCGGTGACCATTGGATATTGGTCGATCGAGTCCTTTATGTTTGATTCCTTGATCCATTCCTTGATCCATTCCTTGAGGTTCCACTTACCGCAGCCTGTTTCTTGCACCAAGTTGCAATCGTTATCGGCAAGTGGAACACTTTTGCCGTTTAAGTCCACGACAGTTACCGTCACGGTGTCGTTAActtttggttttgaaaataGCATCCTTGATTATTGTCATAatactttattatttaaaaatttggctggaattttaatttcatccttgaatgaacaaaaatataggctgaattgttttatttaaaattataattgcacATTAAAATAGGCAGAGTCCAGAGTGCTGTAACACGTGAAAAATTTCACAACTGAAACAAACTCTGTATTGGTTTATCCGCTAAAACTTGCggataaatttggtttttttaattatcagatCTTACACAGTAATTTATCACATCAATTAATTGGAATGTTTTGTTTATACAAATACATAGAGTAATATTAATGAAAGCCATCTAGAATTTTTCAACCGTTCCCCATGGCCAACACGACCCCGTTGACTCTCGCTCTCTTTAATACTATTGGCAGCCGGTGAAAGAAGTGCCGCCGAATCTCTATTTCGAGGCGGAACCATGTGAACTTCCGGAACCTGCAGAGTAACGCGGAACGAACCACCGCGCGGCGTGACCATGCCGCGTGACGCTAAACGGCCGTAATACCCCCCGAGGAGGGTCATTAGgggaaggaaaaaaatcaagtgtgGGTGGTGAGCTGGTGGATCAAAAATCAGACGACCTCACGCGGTGGTCCGAGGAGCCCAATCAGCAATTTTCGTGCCGATCGGACGGCGCGAAGCAATTTCGACCTCGCTTACTCTCGCCGACGTACCCCAAGCTCGATACATGATCGCTCCGGTGGCCCCTACAGCCGCTGCGAGCGGGCATCGCGGGTCGATGAGCGCGTCGAGAAGTCCAGCGGGCTATGTTGACGACACGGTGGTTTTCGTTTCGACTTCCTTCGAGGGCCCCGATGGACCCCAAGGAGACTTTCTTGGAGTGCCCTTGACAAGGCATCGGAATTTACGGGATTGAACGGCTCCGCACCCTCCGCACGGCGAAAATCATTCTTTgcgcattcatttttttaccgGTGGCGGTGTGCCGAAAAAGTGCCCATTATTTGGTATTCTGGGTAGCATCTGTTTGATCGATTAGTTGCctatcgtcctggtcccggtaaaattacGCAACGTTCAataaacacccaaattttcattgtcaaattgattgttgaccttttcttgaaacaaagaaattcgcgtttggttgttgaaagttgcgaaattttaccgggaccaggacgctATAGTCCATAGCCAAATCTCGGGTGGGGACACCTTCCCTGAGTGAGTGTTTGGGCCAGATCCGTCTCTATACCCCGTGCTATACACCCCCGCCTGTTAGGACTTTTCAGCGGGTTTTGACAGGTATTCTATGACAGGTATTCTATGACAGGTATTGTATGATCTTTCCGGTCATGAAGTCATGCTGCATGCAGATATAAGCGGacacttttctctttttaggCTATCagctttcattaaaaaaagtatttttgctatttgatTACAATAAGGAAATACAGCGGCTACCTTTTACTAACGATAACTATTACCTACAAAAAGTGGAATACGTCCTGGTAGCTGAAGATTTTCGccactttcaacaaccaaacttgaacattatttcctttttgtaagaaaagggcaacaattcGACGATTTGGATGTTTGTTGAGCGATTCTCAATTTTACCGCGACCAGGACATTTCTAATTTTAGCAGTCATCCGACGCATCTTTTTAACCGATAAActtcttcaaatttggaaaagaatTCCTGGAATATGCTGAGCAGAACCCGAGAAAGCACAAGGCCGAGTCAAAAGGGCGTTCTTTGTTCAAGttgccaaatttattatttttctctcctctttTTTGTCAGATCGTcactgataaataaaatattgaaatcctCGAAATTACGATTGCACAACACCCTggacaggaaatattttatgtgttttAGCAGTATTTCCAATACTTAAGTTATTTATAGAGTAAGCGTAAAAAGCAATGATAAGAGTGAGGTGTGAAGGCAATATTGGGATACTGCCTGTAAAGTACTGTCCTTTTTCGTCTTTTTCGAGGGAATACTCCCTTCAATGAAGACATGAAAAGTTTTCAAACAGCAAACTGATATGCATTCGTGTGGACTTTGTATATAATTATAtgacttaaaaattgcacttacCGCTTTGGTAATTTCTGACGAACGCGATTGGTGTTTCATCCGAGACGCAAGCAGTCACATAACTTTTGTTTCCTCCATCCCGAATAGATAACACGTATCCATCCGTGCTATTGAATTCTGCggtaaatttgcaaattatagAATATAGGTGAACTATTTGAAGTCACGACCCACCCCTTGCTAACAGCAAAAGAAATAGGGAGACGGCGAACCGCCCCAACATCTTGGGTTTCGCTCAGCCGCGAGAGAAACCTGCACTGCAACAGGCAAAAACACGGAACAAAACTTTTGTCGTGTGGTTGTGACGGTATGAGAGTGATAAGGAGAGCTAGCATTCAAACAGGAAACACCAATCAAGTCTGGATTGAAAATCTGGCAAACTTCAGAGACCTAAATGAAATTCTAACAGGCAccctcattttaaaaattgaatcattttattttatgtagcCTGTAGTGTACCGCGCCCCTTCGCGCGTGTTCTGGGCGCATGCGTGTGACACTGCCTATCTTTTGTTTTGTGCCGTGTGCACCAGTAATGGTCGACTCTCTTTTGCATGAATCGACGCTAATCGCTCGCTTGAATTTCTTTGTAAAACCCACCATTGGGGTAAGTTAATTTATGTGCctaattttgtaattcaattaAGTAATTAACAAAGAATCTGTAAACGTGATTAAAGTTAAGTGTCAAAGCAAGATCTCACagataaataatgattataGATGTTAtttattagataaaaattcttgtcaACCAAAGTGATGTTATtaagattaataattaaatgctcAAGTCTGtaataagaatttaattctCAAAAAGTGATGTAAACAATAACCaccataattaattgattgttgactgatttgaatttgtatttatttttccagttctAATACGCCACTCATTCgagcgaaataaattcatccaCACACAAGCCACTGCTTTTCTCTGCCTTGCGCGTTCCTTCCCATATGAACACTTCATTGGTGACCCCGCACGTTGAGATAACAGAAGCCAAGATGTCCCAGCCTGACGCCAAAAAGTTGGAATTCAAGGCTCCGGTCTACTCGGCTTCGCACGCAGACAAGTTCTTCAACATTCTGGAGGGCAAATTCGCGCAGTATGGCATTGATGACGAGAAGGATCGCTACCTAACCCTCGCTTCCGCCGTGGCCTATGATGACATCCCACCAGTTGCAGCGCAGATGCTGGAAACAACTCCGGTGGACAAGCCCTATTCAACATTGAAGTCTGCTATCTTGGACAACCTTCGTCCTGCCAACTACCCAGCCCTGAGGGATAAAATGAAGGCTCTCCCCATGGGTAACTTGAAGCCTAGCGAATATTTGACCAAACTGCGCTCCATGGCTGATGAGAAAACCAGGAAAATTTCCATCTTTGAGAGTGACTTGCTGGAGATCTGGCGTGAGGCATTGCCTACAGAGTGGGCCACTCTCCTTGTAGCTGGTGGAGCTAAATCTGCAGACGAAGCTGCTGTAACTGCTGATGCTTTACACGAGTATCGCAACAGGTTGGCGCTCAACAATCCTGCACCTGTTGTTTTTGCTGCCACAGCTACTCAACCAGCTCCAGCCTCAATTCCAACACCCTTGGTTCCTCAAGCAGCTGCCGTGACCGCCAATGTTACCGAGCAGCGGTTCGTACTGCTCGAAGACGCCATTCGAGCCATGCAAGTCTCCATTACGGCGCTGGTCAACTCGGTGGCGaccaacaacagcaacaacaattCAGACAACAGAGGCCGCCAAAGGAGTCGCAGTAATTCTGGAAATCGCCGTTCCTTCTCCCGTGGACGTATGAATACGGGTGATCTCTGCTTCTATCATTATCGTTTCGGAGACGACGCTCGTAAATGCCAACAAGGTTGCCGCATGTACCAAGCCTTCATGTCAGCCCAAGGTACCGTGGTCAAGGTCACCAGCTCTGCCAACCACCAACAACCTTTAAACTAGTTCGGCAAGGCGACGTCGCGGCGGTCGTCTGCCCAACTGTTTCGTGCCGCCTTTTCATCTATGACCCACTTTCTGATATGACCTTCCTAGTGGACACAGGAGCTGATCTGTGCATTGTGCCTCGTCAAATGgtccaaaatttcaatgaaaaatctgACTTTAAGCTCACAGCTGCTAACAATGAAGCTATCAAAGCCTATGGATTTGTGAATATTACTCTGTCGCTCAATCTGAGACGCGAATTTAAATGGACCTTTCTTGTCGCTGATGTCAACACCCCCATTATTGGAGCTGATTTTCTGGTCCGTTATCACCTGGCTGTCCACCTGGACGACGCCCAGATTGTTGACAAGCTGACCAATTTGAAAGCACATGGTGTCTTGAGACCGCACAACCTTCCAAGCATTAAAATGGTTGATGTGTCCAACAAATTTTTCCTCCTGCTCCAGCAATACCCTGACCTCATCACACCTGGTCTGCCAAGAAGTCCAGTCAAGCATAAGACAGTGCACCACATCGAGACCACAGATGGACCACCAGTGCACGACAAGTTCCGCCGCCTACCGCCAGACAAGCTCCAAGCGGCCAAGGCAGTTTTTGACCAGATGGAAGCAGAAGGTGTGGCTCAGCGAGGCATCAGTTCCTGGGCATCTCCCCTCCACATGGTGAAGAAACCTGACGGCTCGTGGAGACCCTGCGGAGACTACCGTAAGTTGAACTCCCGAACAAAAGCCGACAGATACCCCATGCGTCACATTCATGATTGCACATCGGCGCTGCacggcaaaataattttctcaaagttgGACCTTTCCCGTGCATACATGCAAGTTCCGGTGGCGCCTGAAGACATTGCTAAAACTGCGGTCACAACTCCCTTTGGCTTATACGTCTTCCCTTACATGCCTTTCGGTCTGCGAAATGCGCCAGCTACTTTTCAGCGCATGATGGATGCTATTCTTCACAAGCTCGACTTTGTGTTCGCATTTGTGGACGATCTGTTAGTCGCGTCCTCTAGTGCCGAAGAGCATGCTCAACATTTGCGAACCATTTTCGAGCGACTGGAACAGCATGGATTGCAGTTGAATGTCAAGAAATGCTTGCTCGGTGTTCCCTCTCTTGACTATCTTGGCTATAAAATCACAGCTGAGGGACTTTCACCTCTTCCTGAGCGAGTGTCAAGCATGCTAAGGTTTCCGCTGCCAGAGACCACTGACCAACTTGCGCGATTTCTGGGGATGCTGAATTACTATCATCGGTTTCTGCCCCACATTGCAGATATTGTGGCCCCATTGCATGCCTTAATGACCGGTAAAAAGTGCCCCAAGAAGAGCAAAATTCACTGGACTGACACTACCAAGAATGCGTTTGAAGCTGCGAAAAACTGTCTTGCAAATGCCGCAGTACTTGCCCACCCTGCTGAAAATGCTCCGTTAGCCCTGGTAACAGACGCCTCAAGTGTTGCTCTTGGCGCTGTGGTGCAGCAGAAAATTGGTGAAGACTGGCAACCCTTAGCGTTTAACAGCCGCAAGCTCACCACAGCTGAGCAAAAATACGCGCCATATGACCGCGAATTGTTAGCAATTTACAACGGCATTAAAAAGTTTCGCTACTTGCTGGAAGGTCGACAGTTTTGCGTGTACACTGATCACGAACCCATCACGCACGCGTTCGTTAAAAATAGACTAGACTTTTCCCCTCGCCAACTCCGTCACTTGCAGTACATCAGTGAATTTACCACTGACATCAAATATATTGCAGGCAAAGCGAACATTGTTGCTGATGCCTTGTCTAGAGTGGAAGCAGTGACAGCTGTGACCTGGGGACTTCGCGAAATTGCGCTTGCACAACAAATTGACCCTGATTTGGCGGACTACCTGGCACCGCAAAGCAACCTTCAACTCCAGGAGATTACATTTCCCGAAGAGCCTGACCTCAAAATCTGGTGCGAAGTTACGCTGGAGAAGCCTCGACCATTCCTCCCAGCCCAATTTCGCCGACTGGCCTTCGACAAAGTCCACAACCTGTCCCACCCTGGCATCAAGGCGACGGTGCGCAAGGTCTCCACCCTTTTCGTCTGGCCAGGCATGAAAAAGGACTGCGCTGAATGGGCCCGCTGCTGCGTTCCATGTCAACAAGCCAAGGTACACCGCCATACGAAAGCGCCATATCATAGTTTTCCCCTAACAACAGAACGGTTTTCCACCGTCCACATTGACTTGGTGGGCCCCTTACCAAACTCAGAAGGGTTTCAGTATTGCCTAACCATGGTGGACCGCTACACCAGATGGCCGGAGGTGGTGCCACTTGCCTCAATCACAGCAGAAGCTGTCATTAGAGCTTTTAAGGACGCCTGGCTTGCACGCTTTGGAATTCCTAAAACTGTAATTTGTGACCGAGGACGCCAATTTACTTCACGTGATTTTCACAGTTTTGCCAGCAACACCGGCTTCGAGGTCCAACACACTAACGCCTACCATCCGCAGGCAAATGGCATGGTGGAACGTCTCCACAGAACGCTGAAGGCTGCCTTGTCCTGCCATGGTTCATCTTGGACTGTCTCTCTCGCGCCTGTGCTGCTCGGTCTACGTTCGGCGTTGAAGGAGGATTTAGGCGCCTCGGCTGCTCAACTCGTATACGGCGAGGCTGTGCGACTACCAGGCGAATTCTTCTCCACCCCTGGCCCGCTCACACCATCAGAACTTCTCGTACGCCTGCGGAGCAACTTGAAGGAATTTTGTCCTGTGCCTGCCTCTAGCCACGCTAAACCTTCCTTCTTCGTGCACCCAGCTTTGCAAACATCGAGTCACGTTATGCTCCGGGTTGATGCCTACAGGAAGCCGCTGACTCCCCACTACACTGGACCACACAAAGTCTTGGAACGAGGTGAGAAAACCTTCCAAATTGAGATTAAAGGGCGCCGCACCTCTGTATCTATTGATCGCCTGAAGCCGGCGTACGTCGAGTCGAAGAACGTGCCCGACCGACCAGCTGAGCCGGTGACAGTCGATGTGCCTTTACCCCCTGTAGTGCAAGTTGCCCCTCAACCAGCACCCCCCAATCCACCTGCAGCACCCCCAAATTCACCACCAGCACCCCCACCCCCCACAGCAAACCCCACAGTGCGCCAAAACCCTGCTAACTCCAACTCCGAACAGCAAAGTGCATCGGCTCCGGCCGGTACGACTACTCGATCTGGCCGAAGAGTCcattttccatcaaaattaaGTGATTTTGTGACTTCCAGTCTCCAAATGGGGGGCCCCTGTAGTGTACCGCGCCCCTTCGCGCGTGTTCTGGGCGCATGCGTGTGACACTGCCTATCTTTTGTTTTGTGCCGTGTGCACCAGTAATGGTCGACTCTCTTTTGCATGAATCGACGCTAATCGCTCGCTTGAATTTCTTTGTAAAACCCACCATTGGGGTAAGTTAATTTATGTGCctaattttgtaattcaattaAGTAATTAACAAAGAATCTGTAAACGTGATTAAAGTTAAGTGTCAAAGCAAGATCTCACagataaataatgattataGATGTTAtttattagataaaaattcttgtcaACCAAAGTGATGTTATtaagattaataattaaatgctcAAGTCTGtaataagaatttaattctCAAAAAGTGATGTAAACAATAACCaccataattaattgattgttgactgatttgaatttgtatttatttttccagttctAATACGCCACTCATTCgagcgaaataaattcatccaCACACAAGCCACTGCTTTTCTCTGCCTTGCGCGTTCCTTCCCATATGAACACTTCAAGCCTATTACATTTACTGAAATCTGAAAGACCcagtttaattataataatagcttttattaaacacataTTGTGTGctacatacatattaaaaatacgttaaacaaataaataaagtttaattatGAGCTTCATTAGTCCTTCTTCCGGAATTTGAGAGTATTCCAAATCTCGCAAAACATATATTAGTTTAACACTCATCATTTCATTGTACGGAGGTGTAAACTGCTCCTGTCATCTGCATTGAACATGCTATAAagtgaataaattgaattgtttgatGCACTCAACGATTCATATGCCATGTGAATTTCCACCGGATCCTTATCCTATAAAAACCCGCTCGGATTCTCACCTCACTCTGAAAATCCCCTTTCTTGCTCTTGAAATTAAtacattatttgattaaatttatacccCGCTGAAatgtgaaatatattttactccctatagttttggtctccaAAAGGCTGAAGTGAAAAACGCTGCTGGTTTATCCATTGACGTAAATGCGCGTGTTTTTATCTCGATTCGACGGTTGCCATAAGGTTTGATTTGTATTTAGCTTAAGATAATGTTATTTCCTTCTCAGCGTTACCTTATTTGTGTTCAGAATATATCCTAACGATTGAAAAAGTTGCGCTCACCACGCCGTTGAACGATTGAAGGCGATAATCTCGACTCGACGGAAGATGACTTTATCATATTTGAAAAACTCAGGTGTGTAAAAGCCTAGGTACGAGATCGTCGTGGAGAGCTTCTTCTGCATTTGAAAGCATGATGGACACACACAACCAATAGTGATTAGATtctgcagagaattttgacaaaattaagtTAGTCGCCCGGCCACAAAAGGCATGCTTTCTGCTGATTGTCTCTTGGTTCACATGATGAGTCCGCTGTTTGTGCCGTTGTGCGGCCCCGAGCGCTCGCCATCTGACTTCCGCATGGCGCGCACAATAATATTGTGGGATACTGggttcgagccaaaaggaaatgcatctggtACCTTTGTAGTAGTCGTAGTatttaatccaaaattaagactgtaaatatttcataataaatattcacagtaaaatctcaaaggaaagtcattaaataaacaatcaattaacgcatcaatatgcgagtcgagaatataacaaatattaattatcacAGTATAATCAATGCTTACCCCGGTATAATCTTCGGGTCTATTAGTTATTACAGTATAAGCGTCAAATAACGCACGACATTATGctcccggccggagaggtaaatgTGACATGACCGCGTATGCGTGCGTAGGTGAACGGTCAGTGAAGGTGTATTGTGACCGAAATTCTCCCGAATCCGGTCACATGtattatacagggtaaatgagaaaagcttatcataAAGAACATCGACATCTATAGGTCGAGATTAGTACAAACTTAGTGTGGGGTAATTTCTGTGGGGCGGGGCTTGGAAGAAATACACCTGCATTTTATATAACAAAGAGGCGACGTACCTTTATTTTCGTCGAGAACATCGCGGGCAGTGGAGAATTtttcagagagagagagagagagagagagagagagagagagagagagagagagagagagagagagagagagagacgcagACCGGGGCGGGTGGCCGGCTAGAAGACGTCGTCCATTGACCGTTGTCCGTGTCCAAGGTCCACTGTCGCACCGAGTCCAAAGTCCTCGCAGCACTTTCACTACACCTCACTCTCCAATTGCCCCGGAAAGAATCTCCCGTTATCTTTTCGCACCCCACGACATTACCTCggtccttctctctctctctccatcaGGTTGTCAACGCCCTAGAGTCACTTTTAAAGACATATAATTGGTTAAAgtcacccccccccccccccacacaca encodes:
- the LOC135942120 gene encoding receptor-type tyrosine-protein phosphatase alpha-like — protein: MLGRFAVSLFLLLLAREFNSTDGYVLSIRDGGNKSYVTACVSDETPIAFVRNYQSVNDTVTVTVVDLNGKSVPLADNDCNLVQETGCGKWNLKEWIKEWIKESNIKDSIDQYPMVTDYRWNDLPVTLTMEAFKEKIKISKYHNFKMHFSILANDSAQFLFTNDSTLNSGLNAVIDGWADDHKSVLRNCPKINGSKVDTSGVIYASCDKNSLVEKKGSDVLHAGRKWAHATLEIQFDKSNENYSIDLGEHIIKISLQTASAKLGDNDNYVSIRSTRSSRGLFKTHKYFIIRPNNASSTMEVQLKKDSTSAFCVDAVFLTNERINLGNKIFSVELLDAKGTKKFDERVSSMDNYFKWTTVRFGNKDITPKKGWKIKLTAYDKSLVIGGVKFCKEGELVTKTNMKYVDNCYSLEKRAQTQIPNTTHFNELLYKLGNCKENGGKCSGDKLCYSKENCTCFAGYKGTDCTERCTGDKFGIMCSYTNNRTCLNGSFSPVNGSCLNGCAIGYVYPECHKKIQTATPKVKSHGYDTVALDLLASLNGTVNISQILIQYKISSQSDWNNKSINVPNELNECSISNLNPKTEYTIRFTLFESDVMQHPQNFLPGNNSTFTTKCKPLDSTALKVRAVNSSAFSIHLSDGDVLCTPIYLTVVHNATVIVNQTENKGDFTKVVDNCNCGVHSITVYYFVNMSSSSLHENFTCSNCPTQDKLGNISSSLTPIATVLAVLAVLTGLGVWFYLKKWKNIQPPNQISSVQFSNNSAILRNEMLPNQTGANQFTDDNTEMPIDSSSTNVERYLQKALTFNLKKEFEKFPRGQTQSWDCGTKSQNKKKNRYGNLAAYDCSRVVLDLLPGDENSDYINANYVDGFERPKAYIATQGPKLSTVNDFWRMIWQENISLIVMVTNLVEDGKIKCEKYWPDINREENYGTVAVRSVNEEINADYVTRTLSFSSDNVNRLVQQLHYTSWPDHGVPLYPQSMALFIDKIIQHKNKNPILIHCSAGVGRTGTIILIDACLRMFRSHNRIDVLSIFGQMRSQRVNLVDNLAQFEFVHLVLLEIIANPKFEISCANFYEEYCKLMSNSEKLKESFAKVEMICEKDFQRLETPARNETDKCRYPDFIASSNAIVKLFPYENVVTMSFINAVIVDGYNRAKQFIATQVPMKNTVADFWRLIDQFNVKQIVVLTEPHISDGDFLPTKQRRFAFGAIQVTLADAEDDNNIRTLDIELHSKGKCKKVRVMCASFGWMPQQAAPPILQPFIDLWGTLKTAHEKDSITIVCHDGVTASGLFLAMGFVIEKIKLEQKVDVGLAVRTLRKSRPSFVSSEIQFGLVYEAAKQYLNSFDTYGNFK